A single region of the Pseudomonas sp. VD-NE ins genome encodes:
- a CDS encoding GNAT family N-acetyltransferase: MEPILELESARLLMRQWQDEDLPAFAAMCADPQVMRYFPAPLSRLESASMIGRVRGHFAEHGFGLWALERKDSGEFIGFTGLGVVGFDAPFTPAVEIGWRLAKEHWGLGYASEAAWTALRCGFDRLALKEIVSFTAQSNLPSEKVMQAIGMHHAPEDDFDHPKLAVDHPLCRHLLYRITREQWLQTLHG; this comes from the coding sequence ATGGAGCCGATACTGGAACTTGAAAGCGCGCGCTTGCTGATGCGTCAGTGGCAGGACGAGGATTTGCCGGCATTTGCCGCGATGTGCGCCGATCCTCAAGTGATGCGTTATTTTCCGGCCCCGTTGAGCCGACTGGAAAGCGCTTCGATGATCGGCCGCGTGCGCGGGCATTTTGCCGAGCACGGTTTTGGCTTGTGGGCACTGGAGCGCAAGGACAGCGGCGAATTCATTGGTTTCACCGGGCTCGGCGTGGTCGGCTTCGATGCACCGTTCACGCCTGCGGTGGAAATCGGTTGGCGCCTGGCCAAGGAACATTGGGGCCTGGGTTACGCCAGTGAAGCGGCATGGACCGCTCTACGCTGCGGCTTTGATCGCTTGGCCTTGAAGGAAATCGTCTCCTTCACCGCGCAATCCAATTTGCCCTCAGAGAAAGTCATGCAGGCGATTGGCATGCATCACGCCCCGGAAGATGATTTCGATCACCCGAAACTGGCCGTCGATCATCCGCTGTGCAGGCACCTGCTCTACCGCATCACCCGGGAACAATGGCTGCAAACCTTGCATGGATAA
- a CDS encoding ABC transporter ATP-binding protein, whose product MGSVTAANHRFIEPVATPAQAAPRLQVDKVSLRYKKPDGGTFTALEEVSFEVPDQQFAVLVGPSGCGKSSLLYLTAGLAEPTSGEIYVGGQQVQGPGADRGMVFQSYTLFPWLTVRQNVEFGLKRRGLPAARRKEIVDYYVNEVGLAGFADNYAKQLSGGMMQRVAIARALANDPQILLMDEPFGALDSQTRLQMQQLLLRVWGNSKKTVLFVTHDIDEAILLGDRVYVMGAKPGRIKQILDVPIERPRSLDMVMERSFIDMKRQIFGLLHDDLEDVH is encoded by the coding sequence ATGGGCTCAGTGACTGCTGCCAATCATCGTTTCATCGAACCTGTCGCGACCCCGGCGCAAGCGGCGCCACGCTTGCAGGTGGACAAGGTCAGCCTGCGTTACAAGAAGCCTGACGGCGGGACGTTTACTGCGCTGGAAGAGGTCTCGTTCGAAGTGCCGGATCAGCAGTTTGCCGTGCTGGTCGGGCCGTCGGGTTGCGGCAAGTCGAGTCTGTTGTACTTGACCGCAGGCCTGGCCGAGCCGACCTCCGGCGAGATCTATGTTGGCGGCCAGCAAGTACAGGGTCCCGGCGCGGATCGTGGCATGGTCTTTCAGAGCTACACGCTGTTCCCGTGGCTGACGGTGCGGCAGAACGTCGAGTTCGGTCTCAAGCGTCGTGGCCTGCCGGCGGCGCGGCGCAAGGAAATCGTCGATTACTACGTCAACGAAGTTGGCCTCGCCGGGTTCGCCGACAACTACGCCAAGCAGCTGTCGGGCGGGATGATGCAGCGTGTGGCGATCGCCCGGGCGCTGGCCAATGACCCGCAGATTTTACTGATGGACGAACCGTTCGGCGCGCTCGACAGCCAGACACGTTTGCAGATGCAACAGTTGTTGCTGCGGGTGTGGGGCAACAGCAAGAAGACCGTGTTGTTCGTCACCCATGACATCGACGAAGCCATTCTGCTCGGCGACCGGGTTTATGTGATGGGCGCCAAGCCTGGGCGGATCAAACAGATTCTCGACGTGCCAATCGAACGTCCGCGCTCACTCGACATGGTCATGGAACGCTCGTTCATCGACATGAAACGGCAGATCTTCGGGCTGCTGCATGATGACCTGGAGGACGTGCACTGA
- a CDS encoding Lrp/AsnC family transcriptional regulator: protein MDKYDRMLLSALLENGRASYADLARKVNLSAPAVAERVAKLEAAGVITGYEAKIDLSKIGLPIQCMIELRLHQNGSQKVYDELVKIPQLTECFRVTGDPCVMMKAAVSSMTELEELINRVAKFGFSKTSIVLSSAIEKRVPLCQIEGNGK from the coding sequence TTGGATAAATACGACCGCATGCTGCTCAGCGCCCTACTCGAAAACGGTCGTGCGTCCTACGCCGACCTCGCACGCAAAGTGAACCTCTCCGCCCCCGCCGTCGCCGAGCGCGTGGCCAAGCTTGAGGCAGCCGGGGTGATTACCGGGTATGAGGCGAAAATCGACCTGTCGAAAATCGGTCTGCCCATCCAATGCATGATCGAATTGCGCCTACACCAGAACGGCAGTCAGAAGGTCTACGACGAACTGGTAAAAATCCCGCAACTGACCGAGTGCTTTCGAGTGACGGGTGATCCGTGCGTGATGATGAAGGCTGCGGTGAGTTCGATGACGGAGCTGGAGGAGCTGATCAATCGGGTGGCGAAGTTTGGTTTCAGCAAGACCTCGATTGTGCTGTCGAGCGCGATCGAAAAGCGTGTGCCGTTATGCCAGATCGAAGGCAACGGCAAATAG
- a CDS encoding TIGR03862 family flavoprotein, which produces MIQNSASSPAHVAIIGGGPAGLMAAEVLSQAGIRVDLYDGMPSVGRKFLLAGVGGMNITHSEAYPAFLSRYAERAPQIAPLLRGFDADALCTWIHDLGIETFVGSSGRVFPTDMKAAPLLRAWLKRLRDSGVVIHTRHRWLGWDEHGALRIDSPEGEITVKPDATLLALGGGSWSRLGSDGAWMLPLEQRGVGLAPLQPSNCGFEVQAWSDLMVSKFAGAPLKNIAIGLNDDVPRLGECVITAAGIEGSLIYALSAPIREAINQHGAAVIHIDLLPGRPVDKLQTALSKPRGSRSMAKHLHSQVGIDGVKAALLRELTDAATFADPALLSRAIKALPLTLVKTRPLDEAISSAGGVTFETMDERLMLKALPGVFCAGEMLDWEAPTGGYLLTGCFASGRAAGLGIVQWLKSEASA; this is translated from the coding sequence ATGATCCAGAACTCCGCCTCCTCCCCCGCTCACGTCGCCATCATCGGCGGTGGCCCCGCCGGCCTGATGGCTGCCGAAGTGCTGAGCCAGGCCGGAATCCGCGTCGATCTCTACGACGGCATGCCCTCGGTGGGCCGCAAGTTCCTGCTGGCCGGCGTCGGCGGGATGAACATCACCCACTCCGAAGCCTACCCGGCGTTCCTCTCGCGTTACGCCGAGCGAGCTCCGCAAATCGCCCCGCTGCTGCGCGGTTTCGATGCCGATGCGCTGTGCACATGGATTCACGATCTGGGCATCGAAACCTTTGTCGGCAGCTCCGGCCGGGTTTTTCCTACGGACATGAAAGCCGCGCCACTGTTGCGCGCCTGGCTCAAGCGCCTGCGTGACAGCGGCGTAGTTATCCACACCCGCCACCGCTGGCTCGGCTGGGATGAACACGGCGCGCTGCGCATCGACAGCCCCGAAGGTGAAATCACCGTCAAGCCCGATGCCACCCTGCTCGCCCTTGGCGGCGGCAGTTGGTCGCGCCTCGGTTCCGACGGTGCGTGGATGCTGCCGCTGGAACAACGCGGCGTAGGACTGGCGCCGTTACAGCCAAGTAATTGCGGCTTCGAGGTCCAGGCCTGGAGCGATTTGATGGTGAGCAAATTCGCCGGCGCGCCGCTGAAAAACATCGCCATCGGTTTGAACGACGACGTTCCACGCTTGGGCGAATGCGTGATTACCGCGGCCGGGATTGAGGGCAGTCTGATTTATGCGCTGTCGGCGCCGATTCGTGAGGCAATCAATCAACATGGCGCGGCGGTTATTCACATCGATCTGCTGCCCGGCCGACCTGTGGATAAATTGCAGACGGCGTTGAGCAAACCACGTGGCTCGCGTTCGATGGCCAAGCATCTGCACAGTCAGGTGGGGATTGATGGGGTGAAAGCGGCGTTGTTGCGTGAGTTGACTGATGCGGCAACCTTCGCCGATCCGGCGCTGTTGTCGCGGGCGATCAAGGCGCTACCGCTGACGTTGGTAAAAACCCGTCCATTGGACGAGGCGATCAGCAGTGCTGGTGGCGTGACGTTCGAGACGATGGATGAGCGTTTGATGCTCAAGGCGTTGCCGGGGGTGTTTTGTGCAGGCGAGATGCTCGATTGGGAAGCGCCGACGGGCGGCTATTTGCTGACGGGGTGTTTTGCCAGTGGGCGGGCGGCGGGGTTGGGTATTGTGCAGTGGCTCAAGTCCGAGGCGTCTGCCTGA
- a CDS encoding PolC-type DNA polymerase III: MERIAVIDFETTGLSPNSSCRATEIAVVMLENGRIVERYQSLMNAGVRVPAFIEQLTGISNAMLRTAPSAEQVMNEVNEFVGCTPLVAHNASFDQKFWDFELGRIKRTRLQNFACSLLLARRLMPAAPNHKLGTLTTFARLPHTGQAHRAMADAEMAANLMAHLADELRHKHGVSELSHDLLCKLQKVPAAKVSEHLQRYR; encoded by the coding sequence TTGGAACGCATTGCAGTCATCGACTTTGAAACCACCGGCCTCTCGCCGAACAGCAGCTGCCGCGCCACGGAAATCGCCGTGGTCATGCTGGAAAACGGCCGCATCGTCGAGCGTTACCAGAGTCTGATGAACGCCGGCGTACGCGTCCCGGCGTTCATCGAACAACTGACCGGCATCAGCAACGCCATGCTGCGCACCGCGCCATCGGCAGAGCAGGTGATGAACGAGGTCAACGAGTTTGTCGGCTGCACGCCGCTGGTGGCGCACAACGCATCGTTCGACCAGAAGTTCTGGGACTTTGAGTTGGGGCGGATCAAGCGTACGCGGTTGCAGAACTTTGCCTGCTCGCTGTTGCTGGCGCGGCGCTTGATGCCGGCGGCGCCGAATCACAAGCTCGGTACGCTGACCACGTTCGCGCGTTTGCCGCATACCGGCCAAGCGCACAGGGCGATGGCCGATGCCGAGATGGCGGCGAATCTCATGGCGCATCTGGCCGATGAGTTGCGGCACAAGCACGGCGTCAGCGAGCTATCGCATGACCTGCTGTGCAAGTTGCAGAAAGTCCCGGCCGCGAAAGTCAGCGAACACCTGCAGCGCTATCGCTGA
- a CDS encoding NYN domain-containing protein, which translates to MKKIAVFADVQNLYYTVRQAYGCHFNYAALWADISKDGQIVEAYAYAIDRGDSKQQQFQQILRNLGFTVKLKPYIQRSDGSAKGDWDVGITLDIMDAADHVDEIVLASGDGDFDMLLERIISKHGVQAVAYGVPGLTANSLIRAASRYVPIEGALLLKN; encoded by the coding sequence GTGAAAAAAATCGCAGTGTTCGCCGACGTGCAGAACCTCTACTACACCGTGCGTCAGGCCTATGGTTGTCACTTCAACTACGCCGCATTGTGGGCCGACATCAGCAAGGACGGGCAGATCGTCGAGGCCTACGCCTACGCGATCGACCGTGGCGACAGCAAACAGCAGCAGTTCCAGCAGATCCTGCGCAACCTCGGTTTCACCGTGAAACTCAAACCTTACATCCAGCGCAGCGACGGCTCGGCCAAGGGCGACTGGGACGTGGGCATCACCCTCGACATCATGGACGCCGCCGACCACGTCGACGAAATCGTCCTGGCTTCCGGTGACGGCGATTTCGACATGCTGCTTGAGCGCATCATCAGCAAACACGGCGTGCAAGCGGTCGCCTATGGCGTGCCCGGCCTGACCGCCAACTCGCTGATCCGCGCCGCAAGCCGTTACGTGCCGATCGAAGGCGCGCTGCTGTTAAAAAATTAA
- a CDS encoding DUF2076 domain-containing protein gives MNSEEQTLIDGLFSRLQQAETEAAPRDAQAETRIKEHLTRQPAAGYFMTQAILVQEAALKSLDEQNKQLTQQVQQLQAELQAAKAQSAAPAPSGGGGFLSSIFGGSPRPAPTQSAPASTGGWREPAPQQNYAAPAPQQNFGAPPPNYAQQAAPAAGSSFLGGALKTAAGVAGGVMLAQGISSLFHHNQQPEEIVEVIKEEPAQVADQSSSGWGDDQRVADNGFSGNDQGGFTDTDTDYGNDNSSFFDDDDSFV, from the coding sequence ATGAACAGCGAAGAGCAAACCCTGATCGATGGACTGTTTTCCCGGCTGCAACAGGCCGAAACGGAGGCAGCCCCGCGCGACGCCCAGGCTGAAACGCGGATCAAGGAACACCTGACCCGCCAGCCGGCGGCAGGTTATTTCATGACCCAGGCGATTCTGGTGCAAGAGGCTGCGCTCAAGAGCCTCGATGAGCAGAACAAGCAACTGACGCAACAAGTCCAGCAGTTGCAGGCCGAGTTGCAAGCGGCCAAGGCGCAGAGTGCCGCCCCGGCGCCGAGCGGCGGCGGTGGTTTCCTTTCGAGCATTTTTGGTGGCAGCCCGCGTCCGGCGCCGACCCAGAGCGCCCCAGCCTCGACTGGCGGCTGGCGCGAACCGGCACCGCAGCAGAATTACGCGGCCCCGGCGCCACAACAGAACTTCGGCGCGCCACCACCTAACTACGCACAGCAAGCCGCTCCGGCGGCCGGCAGCAGCTTCCTCGGCGGCGCTTTGAAAACGGCGGCCGGTGTGGCCGGTGGCGTGATGCTGGCGCAGGGCATCAGCAGCCTGTTCCATCACAATCAGCAGCCGGAAGAAATCGTTGAAGTGATCAAGGAAGAGCCGGCGCAGGTCGCCGACCAGAGCAGCAGCGGCTGGGGCGATGATCAGCGTGTGGCGGACAATGGCTTCTCTGGCAATGACCAGGGCGGCTTCACCGACACCGACACCGACTACGGCAACGACAACTCCTCGTTCTTCGATGACGACGATTCCTTCGTCTGA
- a CDS encoding histone deacetylase — translation MPLPLIYHEDYSPEFPADHRFPMDKFRLLRDHLVDSGLTRDADLLRPEICPNDILALAHDRAYIERYMSGELSREDQRRLGLPWNEALARRTVRAVGGSILAAEKALEHGLACHLAGGTHHAHYDYPAGFCIFNDLAIISHYLLQSGRVNRVLIFDCDVHQGDGTARILHDTPEAITVSLHCEKNFPARKAESDWDIPLPKGMGDADYLKVVDDTLNYLLPLYQPDLVLYDAGVDVHKDDALGYLQLTDEGVAARDESVMRHCLGRDIPVMGVIGGGYSKDRHALARRHGILHHSAQRVWQSHGCH, via the coding sequence ATGCCACTGCCGCTGATCTACCACGAAGACTACAGCCCCGAGTTTCCGGCGGATCACCGCTTCCCGATGGACAAGTTTCGTTTGCTGCGCGATCACCTGGTCGACAGCGGTCTGACCCGCGATGCCGACCTGCTGCGCCCGGAGATCTGCCCCAACGACATCCTCGCCCTCGCCCATGACCGTGCGTATATCGAACGCTACATGAGCGGCGAGTTGTCCCGCGAAGACCAGCGGCGCCTCGGCCTGCCGTGGAACGAAGCGTTGGCACGGCGTACGGTGCGCGCGGTCGGCGGTTCGATTCTGGCGGCGGAAAAAGCCCTGGAGCATGGACTGGCCTGCCACTTGGCCGGCGGCACTCATCACGCGCATTACGATTACCCGGCAGGCTTCTGCATCTTCAATGATCTGGCGATCATCAGCCATTACCTGCTGCAAAGCGGCCGGGTGAATCGCGTGCTGATCTTCGACTGCGACGTGCATCAGGGCGACGGCACCGCGCGAATCCTGCATGACACGCCGGAGGCGATTACCGTTTCCCTGCACTGCGAGAAGAACTTTCCTGCACGCAAAGCGGAAAGTGACTGGGATATTCCACTGCCCAAAGGCATGGGCGATGCCGATTATTTGAAAGTGGTCGATGACACACTCAATTACCTGCTGCCGCTGTATCAACCGGATCTGGTGCTGTATGACGCCGGCGTCGATGTACACAAGGACGATGCCCTCGGTTATCTGCAACTGACGGACGAAGGCGTCGCCGCCCGCGATGAAAGCGTGATGCGCCATTGCCTGGGCCGCGATATCCCGGTGATGGGCGTAATTGGCGGCGGCTACAGCAAGGATCGCCACGCCCTCGCCCGCCGCCACGGCATCCTCCATCACAGTGCGCAACGGGTCTGGCAGTCACACGGTTGTCATTGA
- a CDS encoding DEAD/DEAH box helicase gives MTFATLGLIEPLLRSLEKLGYQTPTPVQAQAIPAVLAGRDLMAAAQTGTGKTAGFALPLLQLLSMEGPKVAANSARSLILVPTRELAEQVHESVRQYAENLPLRTYAVYGGVSINPQMMKLRGGVDVLVATPGRLIDLFRQNALKLDQLQTLVLDEADRMLDLGFSEELANIYRMLPKKRQTLLFSATFSDDIRLLAGQMLNDPLSIEVSPRNVAANTVKQWIVTVDKKRKAELFVHLMRKNKWKQVLVFAKTRNGVDALVEKLQGLGVNADGIHGDKPQATRQRALDRFKLSEVQILVATDVAARGLDIEDLPLVINFDLPIVAEDYIHRIGRTGRAGATGEAISLVCADEVNMLSAIEMLTRQTLKRQNEPDFEPEHRVPDTDASGQVIKKPKKPKKPKASGGGGKRNLGKWVDSGETQAPEPSIKPVRKVPVFNTGPRKRKP, from the coding sequence ATGACTTTCGCCACCCTTGGCCTGATCGAACCCTTGCTGCGCTCCCTCGAGAAGCTCGGCTACCAGACCCCGACGCCGGTTCAGGCGCAAGCCATTCCGGCCGTGCTGGCGGGTCGTGACCTGATGGCAGCGGCTCAGACCGGCACTGGCAAAACCGCCGGTTTCGCCTTGCCACTGCTGCAGTTGCTGAGCATGGAAGGGCCGAAAGTCGCTGCCAACTCGGCGCGTTCGCTGATTCTGGTGCCGACCCGCGAGCTGGCCGAGCAGGTTCATGAGTCTGTGCGCCAGTACGCCGAAAACCTGCCGCTGCGCACTTATGCGGTTTACGGTGGCGTCAGCATCAACCCGCAAATGATGAAGCTGCGCGGCGGCGTCGATGTGCTGGTCGCCACGCCCGGTCGCCTGATCGACCTGTTCCGCCAGAACGCGCTGAAACTCGATCAGCTGCAAACCCTGGTGCTGGATGAAGCCGATCGTATGCTCGACCTGGGCTTCTCCGAAGAACTGGCGAACATTTACCGCATGCTGCCGAAAAAGCGCCAGACCCTGCTGTTCTCCGCGACCTTTTCCGATGACATCCGCCTGCTCGCCGGGCAGATGCTCAACGATCCGCTGAGCATCGAAGTCAGCCCGCGCAACGTCGCCGCCAATACGGTCAAGCAGTGGATCGTCACGGTAGACAAGAAGCGCAAGGCCGAACTGTTCGTGCACCTGATGCGCAAGAACAAGTGGAAGCAGGTGCTGGTGTTCGCCAAGACGCGCAATGGTGTCGATGCACTGGTGGAAAAGCTTCAGGGCCTGGGTGTGAATGCCGACGGTATCCACGGTGACAAACCTCAGGCGACCCGTCAGCGTGCGCTGGATCGTTTCAAGCTCAGTGAAGTGCAGATTCTGGTCGCGACTGACGTTGCGGCGCGGGGCCTGGATATCGAAGATCTGCCGTTGGTGATCAACTTCGATCTGCCGATCGTGGCTGAAGACTACATTCACCGTATCGGCCGCACGGGCCGTGCTGGCGCGACGGGCGAGGCGATCTCGCTGGTCTGTGCGGATGAAGTGAACATGTTGTCGGCGATTGAAATGCTGACGCGCCAGACCTTGAAACGTCAAAACGAACCGGATTTCGAACCTGAGCACCGCGTGCCGGACACCGATGCCAGCGGTCAGGTGATCAAGAAGCCGAAGAAACCCAAGAAGCCGAAAGCTTCGGGTGGTGGCGGCAAGCGCAATCTGGGCAAGTGGGTTGATAGTGGCGAGACTCAGGCGCCGGAGCCTTCGATCAAGCCTGTGCGTAAAGTGCCGGTGTTTAACACTGGGCCGCGTAAGCGTAAGCCTTAA
- a CDS encoding YciC family protein, with product MNALEVLRDSLYFFKRHLGSIVRLCLPLVIFEAFLQQVVDHASGPENISAISIVVGLLVYPLYTAALILFLDARSRGEAPRNRDLLAMAATLWPRFALLTALNTLLILLGLSLYFLPGLMLMVMLAFGEYLLVLRGMGPLQAMKESLRLTRGHFWRILLCILCVMTPLWLLKGATLAVYPEPQNPVIAILIDSAHSFLQLFTSVVLFRLFMLISELPDKRDRAI from the coding sequence ATGAATGCCCTCGAAGTGCTGCGCGACTCTCTGTATTTTTTCAAACGCCATTTGGGCAGCATCGTGCGGTTGTGCCTGCCGCTGGTGATTTTCGAAGCGTTTCTGCAACAAGTGGTCGATCACGCCAGCGGGCCGGAAAACATCTCGGCGATCAGCATCGTCGTTGGTCTGCTGGTGTATCCGCTGTACACCGCTGCGCTGATCCTGTTCCTCGATGCACGCAGCCGTGGCGAGGCACCGCGCAACCGCGATCTGCTGGCGATGGCCGCCACTCTGTGGCCGCGCTTCGCATTACTCACGGCGCTGAACACTTTGTTGATTTTGCTGGGTCTGTCGCTGTACTTCCTCCCGGGCCTGATGTTGATGGTGATGCTCGCGTTCGGCGAGTACCTGCTAGTGCTGCGCGGCATGGGGCCTTTGCAGGCGATGAAGGAAAGCCTGCGCCTGACCCGTGGCCATTTCTGGCGGATCCTGCTGTGCATTCTCTGCGTGATGACACCGCTTTGGTTGCTCAAAGGCGCGACACTGGCGGTGTACCCCGAGCCGCAGAATCCTGTGATCGCCATTCTGATCGACAGCGCTCACAGCTTCCTGCAACTGTTCACCAGTGTGGTGTTGTTCCGCCTGTTCATGCTGATCAGCGAATTGCCTGACAAACGTGACAGAGCGATCTGA
- the yedA gene encoding drug/metabolite exporter YedA, whose translation MSAVRRFSLPLIAAFFALYVIWGSTYLVIRIGVEYWPPLMLGGVRFVIAGSLMYAFLRWRGAPAPTWAQWKAAGIIGILLLSFGNGAVSVAEHTGVASGVAALAVATVPLFTLLCGYFWGARNTRLEWAGVALGIIGIAMLNMGSNLQSSPMGAALLIFAAATWAFGSVWSRHLPLPQGAMASAVEMLVGGVVLLIGSAVSGEHLQAMPPVEGWLALAYLIFFGSIIAFNSYMYLLKHVRPAAATSYAYVNPAVAVLLGIVFVGETIGIEEALAMLVIISAVVLIGLPQWRRPAQPPVVAPTVVPAEQRTN comes from the coding sequence ATGTCTGCCGTGCGCCGTTTTTCCTTGCCGCTGATCGCCGCGTTTTTTGCGCTATATGTGATTTGGGGGTCGACCTATCTGGTGATCCGCATTGGCGTCGAGTACTGGCCGCCACTGATGCTCGGCGGTGTGCGCTTCGTGATTGCCGGTTCGTTGATGTACGCCTTTCTGCGCTGGCGCGGGGCTCCGGCGCCGACCTGGGCGCAGTGGAAAGCGGCGGGGATCATCGGGATTTTGCTGCTCAGCTTCGGTAATGGCGCGGTGAGCGTGGCCGAGCACACGGGCGTGGCTTCCGGTGTTGCAGCATTGGCGGTGGCGACGGTGCCGTTGTTCACGTTGCTCTGTGGATATTTCTGGGGCGCGCGCAATACCCGTCTGGAATGGGCCGGGGTGGCGCTGGGCATTATCGGCATCGCCATGCTCAACATGGGCTCCAACCTGCAATCCAGCCCGATGGGCGCAGCGCTGCTGATTTTCGCGGCGGCGACCTGGGCGTTCGGTTCGGTGTGGAGTAGGCACTTGCCGTTGCCGCAGGGCGCGATGGCCAGCGCGGTGGAGATGCTGGTCGGCGGTGTGGTGTTGCTGATCGGCAGCGCTGTCAGTGGCGAGCATCTGCAAGCGATGCCTCCGGTTGAAGGTTGGCTGGCGCTGGCGTACCTGATCTTCTTCGGCTCGATCATCGCCTTCAACTCTTATATGTACCTGCTCAAGCACGTGCGTCCGGCGGCGGCGACCAGTTATGCCTACGTCAACCCGGCGGTCGCGGTGTTGCTGGGGATTGTGTTCGTCGGCGAGACCATCGGGATCGAGGAAGCGCTGGCGATGCTGGTGATCATCAGCGCCGTGGTGTTGATTGGTTTGCCGCAGTGGCGTCGTCCGGCACAGCCGCCAGTCGTGGCGCCGACAGTCGTTCCCGCAGAACAACGTACGAATTAG
- a CDS encoding endonuclease/exonuclease/phosphatase family protein: protein MTRLLRYTLLLVVLAIALIGGLMFSLTWRPDARETLPVGCTGTPPTLVPGQALKVMTWNVQYLAGKRYVFWNDLAQGNDDAPTLEDMAFSLDEVARVIRDEQPDVVLLQELDDGAKSSDYQNQLKLLQERLADLYPCSASAFDWKAEFVPDPHIFGSVGRQLATLSRYRIEHAERLQLPVASANFISRQFQPKDALLATKLPLSDGGQLTVFNTHLERASQPDDTLQAQVTAVAKVLDKYESQGLPWLIGGDFNLLPLGQYRRLPAEQRTPYSADSELHLLWDKYPMIPTNNEASGINRAQWLTHYPNDPGLNGPDRTVDYLFYSPKIKRVEARVRQDDTLRISDHLPVIARFLLPAAP, encoded by the coding sequence ATGACCCGTCTACTGCGCTACACCCTGCTGCTTGTCGTGCTCGCCATCGCCCTGATCGGCGGGCTGATGTTCAGCCTGACCTGGCGCCCCGACGCCCGCGAAACCCTGCCGGTCGGTTGCACGGGGACGCCACCGACGCTAGTGCCAGGCCAGGCGCTGAAAGTCATGACCTGGAACGTGCAGTACCTGGCCGGCAAACGTTACGTGTTCTGGAATGATCTGGCCCAGGGCAACGATGATGCACCGACCCTGGAAGACATGGCCTTCAGCCTCGATGAAGTAGCGCGGGTGATCCGCGACGAGCAGCCCGATGTGGTGCTGCTGCAGGAACTGGATGACGGCGCCAAGTCCAGCGACTATCAGAATCAGCTCAAGCTTTTGCAAGAACGCCTCGCCGACCTGTATCCGTGCAGCGCCAGCGCGTTTGACTGGAAAGCCGAATTCGTCCCCGATCCGCATATTTTCGGTAGCGTCGGCCGACAACTGGCGACTCTGAGCCGCTACCGCATCGAGCACGCCGAGCGCCTGCAATTACCGGTGGCCTCTGCCAATTTCATCAGCCGCCAATTCCAGCCGAAAGACGCCCTGCTCGCCACCAAGCTGCCCCTGAGTGACGGTGGGCAACTGACCGTGTTCAACACCCATCTGGAGCGTGCCAGCCAACCGGACGACACCTTGCAGGCGCAAGTGACAGCGGTGGCCAAGGTGCTCGACAAATACGAGAGTCAGGGCCTGCCGTGGTTGATCGGTGGCGACTTCAACCTGTTGCCGCTCGGCCAGTATCGTCGCCTGCCTGCCGAACAACGCACGCCCTACTCCGCCGACAGCGAACTGCATCTGCTGTGGGACAAATACCCGATGATCCCGACCAACAACGAAGCCAGCGGCATCAACCGTGCGCAGTGGCTGACCCACTACCCCAACGACCCCGGTCTGAATGGCCCGGATCGCACGGTCGACTACCTGTTCTACAGCCCGAAGATCAAGCGGGTCGAAGCGAGAGTGCGCCAGGACGATACCTTGCGCATCTCCGATCACTTGCCGGTGATTGCCCGCTTCCTGCTACCGGCGGCGCCCTAG